Part of the Chrysiogenia bacterium genome, AACCATGAGCCGAAAAATTCCCAGACTGGGCGCCGATGAAATGCCCACGGAGCTGGCGGACCAGCTCGCGCCGCGTATCCAGCGACTTGGATACCTGGGCGAGTTTTTCCAGGTAATGGCGCATCAGCCGCAGGTGCTCAGCACCTTCATTACGCTGACCGAAGAGCTCAAGGACGCCGTTCCGCAAAAACTCACCGAGGTTGTCTCCCTCACCATCGCGGCAAAAACCGGCAACGCCTACGAGCGAAACCAGCACGAGCGCCTTTGCGAAAAACTCGGCTACGAGCGCGCGTGGATCAAGGCGGTGCTGGCGCTCGATCCGGCCAGCGACGCGCTCGCGCCCGAAGAGGTCGCCACCCAGGAGCTCGCGCTCGCGGCGATGGCGGGCTTTGGCAAGAACTGTGCGGCGCCGTTTGAAAAGCTGCTCGACTTGGTCGGTCAGCACCACGCCCTGGGCGTGCTCATGCTCATTGGCCGCTACCTCACCCACGCCATCATCGTGAACACGCTGGAGCTGGAGCCCCCGGTTCGCTCCATCTTTGAAGAAGGGGACGCCGAATGATCGCGCCCGATTCACCGCGCTGGATCAGCGAGGCCGAGGTCGTCGAGATGCTCAGCCTGCGCGAGGCCATCGACGCGCTGGCCGAGGGGCTAAAGCGCGAGGCAAGCGGCAGCGCGCAAAACATGGTGAAGACACACGCGGCCTGGCCGGTGGAAGACAAGGAAGCCACGCTTCACGCCATCGGCGCGGTGTTTACCCCAAAGGGTTACGAACACGGCTTTGTCGGCACCAAGACCTGGGCCCACACGCCCGGCGGGGCGACGCCGCTCTTTGCGCTCTTCGATGCAAGCACGGGAAAATTGCTCGCCATGATCGAGGCCTTTGCCTTCGGCCAGATGCGCACGGCAGGGATTTCTGGTCTGGCGACGCGTTACATGGCGAGTGAGGATGCGAACGAACTGGCGATTATCGGCACGGGAAAACAGGCCCTGCCGCAGGTGGCGGCCGTGCACTGCGTTCGGCCCCTGAAGCGCGTGCGCGTTTTTAGCCGCACGCCTGAAAAACGCGAGGCCTTCGCCGCGAAGCTGCGTGAGAACTTCGATTTTGAAGTGGTCGTTGCAGAATCAGTGGCAGAGGCCGCCAAGAACGCGCCGATTGTTACGCTGGTTACCCGCGCGACAAGCGCGTTCATCGGCAGCGCGGAAGTCGCCAAAGGCGCGCACATCAACGCCGTGGGCGCCATCACCCCCGAGCGCGAGGAGTTTCACCAGGACATATTCCCCCGCGCTGCACGCATGGCCGCCGACAGCGTCGACAGCGTGCGCCGTCTCTCAGCAGAATTCCGCACCCGCATGGGAGAAGACGATGCCCACTGGGCGATGGTCGAGCCGCTCTCGAAGCTCGTCGCCGAAGACGCGCGCCGCCCGGGCGAAGCCGATCTCACCCTGTTCAAGGCCATGGGCATGGGGATCTCCGATCTCTCGCTGGCCTCGGAGATCTACGCCCGCGCACTGGGAAAAAATCTGGGACACAAGTTCCCCCATCCCGAGAAAGTTCCGATCCGTTTTTCCTGAGACGGATTTTGCACGCGAGGTAAGAACATGAGCGATGAACTCAAAGCCAAGATGATCGATGAGACCGGAAAGAGCGCCCCCGAGTGGAAGGCGATGCCGCCGGTGCTCATTCGCAAGGCCGAAATAGATGCCGAAATCGAGCGGCTCTCGAAGCTGCCCACCCCGGAGAACGGCCGCCGCCAGACGAGCATCGTTCACCCCTACCACGGGCTGAGCGGCCTGGCCCCGGGCATCAAGGTGAAGATCTGCGTTTTGAATCCCGGCGAACGCACCGCGCCCGTGCGCGAGAACGCCACGCAGGTGAATTTCTGCATCCAGGGCGGCGGCAGCATTGTCATCAACGGCAAGCCGCGCGCTTACGCCAAGTACGACACTTTCAACATTCCCTCGTGGCATGTCTACGAGCATGTCAACGATACCGACGAGGTGCAGGTGCGGCTTTGTTACTCCAACGCCGCGCTGCTCGAGAAGATGCGCGTGCACATTGTCGACGAAAACCCGCCCGCACCGGGCGAGGAAGCGGCCGCCGCGGCAAAGGCCGAGTCGGGCGAAAAGCACGAGGCGCAGAAGCATCCCTTCGGCACCTTCCAGATCACCGACGAGGGCGCCTACCTCATGCCCTACGAGACACTGGTCAATCCCGACGTCGTGGAGAGCAAGGCCCTGCACTGGCCGTGGAAGCTGGTGAAGGAAAACCTGGACAAGCTCGCAAATCTGGGTCAGGAATACCGCGGCCGACGTCTGTATCTGATGTACAACCCCTCCACAGGTCGCACGAACGGCATCACCAACAACTTCTTCGCGACCATCACGATCCGTCCGCCCAAAATTTCCGACCGCCCGCACCGCCATGTTTCGGCGGCAATCAACTACTTCTTCTCGGGAAGCGGTCATTCCATCGTGGAGAACAAGCGCTACGAGTGGAGCGCCGGCGACCTCATGCTCACCGCGCCCGGCTGGGCGCGACACTGCCACAACTCCCACGACGAAGCGGTCTACGAGCTGACCATCCAGGACAGCCCCCTCAACATCGCGATGGAGTCCCTGCTCTGGCAGGAAGACCTGGGCAAGCCCGCCTCCGTGCTGGGCGCCATGCACGGCTTTGACACAAACCGGGAGGCGCTGGCCAAATGATGAAACTCGACGAGAAGTTCCTGCGCGGCTCGTATCCGCCGCTCGTAACCCCGTTCAAGGACGGCGAGGTCGACTACAACTGCTACGCCAGGCTGGTGGAGCACCAGATCGAGAACGGAACCCATGGAATTCTGGTCACCGGCACGACGGGCGAGCCCAGCACGCTCACCATCGATGAGCGCGCCAAGCTCGTCGAGGTGGCCGTGCAGACTTCCAATGGCCGCGTGCCGGTCGTCGCCGCCACGGGCACCGAGTCCTACGTGGGCACGGCCGAACTCACGAACAAGGCCGAGAAGGCCGGCGCCGATGCGCTCCTTATCGTGACGCCCTACTACATCAAGCCGCCCCAACGCGGCCTGGTCGAGTATTACGCGGCGCTCGGCAAGGAATCGAAGCTGCCGATGATGATCTACCACATCCCCGGTCGCACCGCGGTTTCGGTGCCGGTGAGCACCGTGGCCGAGATCGCTGCGCGGGTTCCGACCCTTGTCGGAATCAAACACGCGGTCGTCGACCTCGACTACGTGACCGAGGTGCTCGACCACATGGGGATGGATTTTCGCATTTTCGTAGGGCTTGAGAGCCTGTCCTTCCCCATGCTCTGCGTGGGCGCGTGCGGCCTTATGAATGCCGTCGGCAACCTTGCGCCCAAACGCGTCTCGCAGATGTGCGAGGAAGTCTTTGCCGGAAACCTGGCGGCCGCGCGCAAACTGCACTTCGATCTCTTCGGCCTGAACAAGGCCGTGTTCCTGGACACCAATCCCATCCCCATGAAGTACATGATGATGAAGATGGGACTTCTCGAGCGCGCCGAGCACCGCCTGCCCATGGTCACCGTGACGGATACGCAGGCAAAGGAGCTCGACGCACTGCTCAAGGAAGCCGGGCTCGTCGGCTAGGAAGCGAGGCGCCATGTCAGCAATGGATGCAGCAAAGCGGAGTTGGCCCGCACCAAGCGCAGGGCGCGTGCCGCTGTGGGTTTATTCCGATCCCGATGTCTATGCCCTTGAGCAGGAACGCGTCTTCGCCGGGCCCACCTGGAACTACGTGGGGCTCGAGGTCGAGATTCCCAACCCCGGCGACTACCGGCGCACCTTCATTGGCGAGAAATCCGTCGTCGTCACCCGCACCAAAGACGGCGCAGTGCACTGCTTTCTCAACAAGTGCACCCACCGCGGCGTGGAATTCTGCCGAACCGATTGCGGCAACGCCCGCAATTTCATGTGCCCCTATCACCAGTGGGTGTTCGATCTCAAAGGCAACCTGATCGGTGTTCCCTTCCGCAAGGGCGTAAAGGGCCAGGGCGGGATGCCCGAAGATTTCGACTTCAAGGACCACCCGGCGCGGCCGCTTAAAGTCGAGGTCGTCAACGGCGTGATCTTCGCGTCCTTCGACCACGACGTTCCGCCCTTCAAGGACTATCTGGGCGAGTCGATGTATCACTACTTCACCCGCGTGTTCGACGGGCGCGGGCTGCGGCTTCTGGGGCACGAGCGCCAGGACATTCCCTGCAACTGGAAGCTGATGCAGGAGAACATCAAGGACCCCTACCACGCGAGCCTGCTGCACGTGTTCCTCGTGACCTTCGGACTCTTTCGCGCCGACCAGAAGTCGGAGGTGAAGCTTGATCCAAGTGGCGCCCACGCCGTGCTGGTCTCGCGCAAGGGCGAGCAGAAGGCCGGCGAAGGACTTGAAGAAATGGCGTCCTTCAAAGCCGACTACGCGCTCAAGGACCCGCGCCTTCTCGATCCGGTCAAGGAATTTCCCGATGCCAACACGGTCATCATGCAGACGATCTTTCCCAACCTCATCGTGCAGCAGCAGTCCAACACGCTGGCCACGCGCCAGATCATTCCGAAGGGCCCGAACAATTTCGAGCTCTACTGGACCTTCTTTGGCTACGAGAACGACGACGAGGCCATGGTGACGCGCCGCCTGCGGCAGGCGAACCTGATGGGCCCGGCGGGCCTTGTCAGCGTGGACGACGGTGAGGTGCTCGAGTTCACCCAGAACGGAGCGCGCCCGCATCCCGGCGATCTGGCCGTCATGGAAATGGGCGGCCACGACCACGCCGACACCGATCACATGGTGACCGAAGCCGCCATTCGCGGCTTTTACGAACACTATGCCCGGGTGATGGGCTTCAAGCGGGAGGGCGCATGAAACTCGACGATCTCTCAGCCATGGAACTCCAGTTCGAAGTCGAGCGGTTGCTCTATGAATACGTGCAGACTCTCGACGACGGGCACCTCGAACGCTGGCCCGTGTTCTTCACCGAAGAATGCACCTACCAGGTCATCGCCCGCGACAACTTCGATCGCGGCCTGCCGCTGGCGCTGATTCGCTGCGAGAGCCGCGACATGCTCCACGACCGGGTGACCGCGCTCCAGCAGGCCAATGTCTACGGCCCGCGCTACCTGCGCCATCTGGTCAGCAACCCGCGCGTGGTGGAACGGCACGAGGAGAGTGTGCTCGTCCAGAGCAATTTTGCCGTGCTGCGCACCATGCTCGATGAGCCGACGAAGATCTTTCTGGCCGGGCGCTACCTGGACCGGATCGTCGTCGATTCGGGCGTGCTGCGATTCAGCGAGAAGCGCTGCATTTATGACACCCTGCTCATTCCCAATTCCGTGACTTATCCTGTCTAGCCGGCGGTAATTTCGCCGCAACGAACGCCGCGCGAGCGGCATCTGTGGAGGGGAGGATTTCATGGCGAAGTCCGCGAAAATCGATTTGGTAGCCGAACTGTTCGCTTCGCTGGAAGACTTCCCACGGGCCGAGGCCCTCATGGAAGAGATCTACGACGGCAACGTCTACTTCCAGGATCCCATCCAGCGCGTAGACGGGTTGAAGGCCTTTCAGGACATGAACCGCCGCGTGGTGGAAAAAATGCCGGGGCTCGAGGTGAAGGTCCTTGGCGTCACGGGCAACGATCAGGCCGTCGCCGCCGAGTGGGACATGAGCTTCAACACGCTGGGCCGCCGGGTTCACCTGCCGGGCGTTTCGTGGCTGAGCTTCAACGCCGCCGGCAAGTGTTACCGCCACGTCGATTACTGGGACTGGATGGCGCTGAGCGATCAGGTCGTCCCTGCCATGAAATTCATGCACGACATCATGCGAAAGGCAGTTGGATGAAACTCTACGACGATCCGCTTGCTCCCAACCCGCGCCGCGTGCGCATTTTCATCAAGGAAAAGGGGCTCGACATCGAATTCGAGACCCTGCACATCGCCAAAAACAAGCACAAGAGCCCGGAGTTTCTTGCGAAGAATCCGCTGGGCCTGCTGCCGGTACTCGAGCTCGACGACGGCACCTGCATCAGCGAATCCGTGGCCATCTGCCGCTATCTCGAAGAGCTGCATCCCGAGCCCAACCTGATGGGGTGCGATCCACTCGAGCGCGCGCAGATCGAGATGTGGGCCCGCCGCATGGAAATCGAGCTGATGAACTACGTCGCCGGCTATTTCCGCAACACCCACCCCTTCTGGGAAGGGCGCATCCCCCAGGCACCCGACTGGGGAGAGATCTGCAAGAAAGCGGCTCTCAAGCGCATGGAGTGGCTCGATTCCGAGCTGGCCGGTCGCGAGTTCGTCGCCGGCGATCGCTTCACCATTGCCGACATCACCGCGCTTGTGGCGTGCGACTTCGGACGCATCACCAAGCTCTGGCCGCAGCCGCAGCTCGAAAACCTCACCCGCTGGCATGCCGCCATCTCGGCGCGGCCCAGCACGAAGGGCTAGAAGCCGCGGCCTTCGTTTTCGAGAAACGCGACTTCTTCGGGTGTCGATTTCCGGCCCAGCACTTCGTTGCGATGGGGAAAGCGTCCGAAGCGGTCGATGAGCGCCTTGTGCTTGACGGCGAACTCCAGCACGAAGTCGTAGATTTCCTGCTCCCCGGGCGGCGCCTCATGGGCGAGCTTCTGGTAGCACGCGACGCTGCGGTGCTGGAGCACCTGATCCTCGGCATGCATGAGCGGAAGATAGAGAAAGTGCCGTTCGGCCAGATGCAGTCCGGCGTCACCCTCGGCTTCCATGCACGCAAGCGTCAGGGCCTGCGCGCGCGGGTCCTGCGCAAAAGCGCGAGCATCGTCCCGGTAGATGTTGCGGGTAAACTGATCGAGCACGAGGATGAGTGAGAGCGCATCGCGCGCATTGCTCTCCCAGGAAGTAAGTCCGCCGCTCTCGGCCTCTTTGAGCAGCGCGCCAAAACGCTCGCAAATCTCGTCGTCGAATGCCGGGTCGGATTTGAACCAGTTTGCGCGCGTCTCCTGCGGAACGACGCCGCCGGCGTCCATCCCCTCAAACCAGAATTCACGCACCGCCTGCGCGCGCGGATCCGGCACGGCTACTTCTCCAGGAATCCCGTGTCCGTCATGAAGCGCGCCATTTCCTTGAGATACGCGCCCTTGTCCAGGTGCAGGATGTGGTTGCCCGGGAACCAGTGAATGCGCGGGCGGCCCCAGTGGTCCCAGAGAATGCGCGAGTGCTTGGGCGGCGCCAGCCGGTCGCCCACGCCGCCGATGATCATGAGCCGTTCCTTGGGAAGCACGGGCTTGTAGGTGAGCGGGCAGGTCACGGCGAGCATGTGGCGCATCTCCTTGACCGACTTGCGCATGGCGAACATCGCCGCGCGTGCCAGAGAGCCCAGCGGCTGCCACTCAAGCACAATGTCGGGAAGTGATACGACCGGGACGTTGGGCACGGCAAAATGCAGACGCGGCTCCACCGATGCCAGCAACGCGGAGGTAAAGCCGCCCAGGCTCACGCCGGTGACGCCGATTTTCTCCACGCCCATGTTGTCTTCGAGGAAATTCATGAACACGCGGAAATCGTGGACCGCCTGGCGGAAGGCCTCATTCATCCACGAAATGCCGTGGGCGAAGAAGCCGTGACCGCTAAAGGGGGAGAGCTTGCTCTGGCGCGCGCCATGGAAGGGCAGAATGTAGAGCATCACATCGCAACCGAGCGTGTGATACATCCACGGCAGCGCAAAGAACCACTCGTTGACCCAGTAGGGATCGGCCATGAAACCGTGCACCGCCACCAGCGTGGGACGCGGCTTGTCACCATGGCGCCAGAAACGCGCGATGGCGCGGCTGTTGCCGGTGTTGGCCATGTAGCTCTTGCGAAGTCGCGGATTGAAGGGCTCGAAGGGGCTCTCGAACGTGAGATCTTCACAGATCCCCGCGTCCTCGGGCTTGAAGTGCGGGGTCTTCGGCGCGCGCCACTTCATGGGCACGTCGCGCGGCGGCTGGATGAAGAATTTGTCCGGGTCACGCGCGTCGGCGATGTCCTCATACATGCTCTTCTCGTCCATCGCCTTTTTGAGCGTGATTGGATTGAAACCGGTAGGGATCGCAAGCGTGGTCAAGAGCGAGCCAGCCGCGGTACGCAGCGCCACGTCCATGGCGGCGGTGCCGCTCACACGGAACCAGTCCCAGGGTTCGAGCTCAAATCCCTCGGGCCGCGCGTAGAAGTTGCTTTCGAGATGGTCCCACCAGGGGCCCTCGGGCATGATGGAGGGCTGGTGCACCAGCGACTGGTGAACGATGCGAGAGACGACGCTTGATTCGGACATGGTGAATCTCCCCATGGACTTCCACCTCGTCGAAGGGGCCCCTCACATCCCGTCCGGCTGGTGACTCGGAAGTCAGCGAAATTCTAGCCGGTGGCGCGCCGCGTTGGAAACAAAGAATAGGGGCGGGTAGACCCCGCCCCTACAATTCCGTGCGCAGGGGCGGGGTCTACCCGCCCGCGAACAACCCGCTCAGTGGTCGTGCCCGCCGGCACCGTGGACGTGGCCGTGCTGGAGCTCTTCTTCAGTCGCGGGACGAATCTCGACAACCTTCACATCGAAGTTCAGGTCCATCCCGGCCAGCGGGTGGTTGCCGTCGATGGTAATGTCGTCGCCGTTGATCTCGGTAATGCTGAACAGCATCATGCCGTTGGGAGTCTGCGCCTGGAACTGCATGCCCACTTCGAGGTTCGGCGCACCCTGGAGCTGCTCGCGGGTGACGTGCTGGATGAGCTCGTCGGTCTGCTGGCCGTAGCCTTCCTCGGGCGGAACGGTGACCTGCAACGAGTCGCCGACGCCCTTGCCTTCGAGGTGCTTTTCAAGTCCCGGGATGATGTTGCCGTGTCCGTGCAGGTAAGCCAGCGGGCCGTGGCCGTCGCTGGAATCGAGCACATTCTTGTCTTTGTCGGTCAGCGTGTAATCCATCAGGACCACCGACCCTTTTTCAATTTTCACGAAAATCTCCTTGGAATTTGTATCGCCGGGCACTCTAGGGGATCAGTCGGAGAATCCCAAATTGGGGCAGGGGGCGGGCCCAGGCGGCTCCAAATCGCATCAACCAACCGACGACCGACAACAGCCCACCCGTCTCAACGTGCACGTGCACCTGCACGAGCACATGCACGTTGACCCAGCCCGAGCCGGTAATGGCCTGCGAATAGAAGCACGATCAATGCAGAGTAATCGGCCCTCTGGGCGCATCGGGATCGTGGTCGGGATTGGGGGAGAGGTGCCGGTTCTGGAGAATCCGCTCGCGCTTTTCGCGCCAGAAGGCGAAGGTCGGCACCGCGGCAGAGGCGTAGCTGACCCAGCCGTCCTCACCCACGTATT contains:
- a CDS encoding ornithine cyclodeaminase family protein; this translates as MIAPDSPRWISEAEVVEMLSLREAIDALAEGLKREASGSAQNMVKTHAAWPVEDKEATLHAIGAVFTPKGYEHGFVGTKTWAHTPGGATPLFALFDASTGKLLAMIEAFAFGQMRTAGISGLATRYMASEDANELAIIGTGKQALPQVAAVHCVRPLKRVRVFSRTPEKREAFAAKLRENFDFEVVVAESVAEAAKNAPIVTLVTRATSAFIGSAEVAKGAHINAVGAITPEREEFHQDIFPRAARMAADSVDSVRRLSAEFRTRMGEDDAHWAMVEPLSKLVAEDARRPGEADLTLFKAMGMGISDLSLASEIYARALGKNLGHKFPHPEKVPIRFS
- a CDS encoding glutathione S-transferase family protein → MKLYDDPLAPNPRRVRIFIKEKGLDIEFETLHIAKNKHKSPEFLAKNPLGLLPVLELDDGTCISESVAICRYLEELHPEPNLMGCDPLERAQIEMWARRMEIELMNYVAGYFRNTHPFWEGRIPQAPDWGEICKKAALKRMEWLDSELAGREFVAGDRFTIADITALVACDFGRITKLWPQPQLENLTRWHAAISARPSTKG
- a CDS encoding peptidylprolyl isomerase yields the protein MKIEKGSVVLMDYTLTDKDKNVLDSSDGHGPLAYLHGHGNIIPGLEKHLEGKGVGDSLQVTVPPEEGYGQQTDELIQHVTREQLQGAPNLEVGMQFQAQTPNGMMLFSITEINGDDITIDGNHPLAGMDLNFDVKVVEIRPATEEELQHGHVHGAGGHDH
- a CDS encoding aromatic ring-hydroxylating dioxygenase subunit alpha, encoding MSAMDAAKRSWPAPSAGRVPLWVYSDPDVYALEQERVFAGPTWNYVGLEVEIPNPGDYRRTFIGEKSVVVTRTKDGAVHCFLNKCTHRGVEFCRTDCGNARNFMCPYHQWVFDLKGNLIGVPFRKGVKGQGGMPEDFDFKDHPARPLKVEVVNGVIFASFDHDVPPFKDYLGESMYHYFTRVFDGRGLRLLGHERQDIPCNWKLMQENIKDPYHASLLHVFLVTFGLFRADQKSEVKLDPSGAHAVLVSRKGEQKAGEGLEEMASFKADYALKDPRLLDPVKEFPDANTVIMQTIFPNLIVQQQSNTLATRQIIPKGPNNFELYWTFFGYENDDEAMVTRRLRQANLMGPAGLVSVDDGEVLEFTQNGARPHPGDLAVMEMGGHDHADTDHMVTEAAIRGFYEHYARVMGFKREGA
- a CDS encoding nuclear transport factor 2 family protein, with translation MAKSAKIDLVAELFASLEDFPRAEALMEEIYDGNVYFQDPIQRVDGLKAFQDMNRRVVEKMPGLEVKVLGVTGNDQAVAAEWDMSFNTLGRRVHLPGVSWLSFNAAGKCYRHVDYWDWMALSDQVVPAMKFMHDIMRKAVG
- a CDS encoding alpha/beta hydrolase family protein gives rise to the protein MPEGPWWDHLESNFYARPEGFELEPWDWFRVSGTAAMDVALRTAAGSLLTTLAIPTGFNPITLKKAMDEKSMYEDIADARDPDKFFIQPPRDVPMKWRAPKTPHFKPEDAGICEDLTFESPFEPFNPRLRKSYMANTGNSRAIARFWRHGDKPRPTLVAVHGFMADPYWVNEWFFALPWMYHTLGCDVMLYILPFHGARQSKLSPFSGHGFFAHGISWMNEAFRQAVHDFRVFMNFLEDNMGVEKIGVTGVSLGGFTSALLASVEPRLHFAVPNVPVVSLPDIVLEWQPLGSLARAAMFAMRKSVKEMRHMLAVTCPLTYKPVLPKERLMIIGGVGDRLAPPKHSRILWDHWGRPRIHWFPGNHILHLDKGAYLKEMARFMTDTGFLEK
- a CDS encoding aromatic-ring-hydroxylating dioxygenase subunit beta, with the protein product MELQFEVERLLYEYVQTLDDGHLERWPVFFTEECTYQVIARDNFDRGLPLALIRCESRDMLHDRVTALQQANVYGPRYLRHLVSNPRVVERHEESVLVQSNFAVLRTMLDEPTKIFLAGRYLDRIVVDSGVLRFSEKRCIYDTLLIPNSVTYPV
- a CDS encoding gentisate 1,2-dioxygenase, producing MSDELKAKMIDETGKSAPEWKAMPPVLIRKAEIDAEIERLSKLPTPENGRRQTSIVHPYHGLSGLAPGIKVKICVLNPGERTAPVRENATQVNFCIQGGGSIVINGKPRAYAKYDTFNIPSWHVYEHVNDTDEVQVRLCYSNAALLEKMRVHIVDENPPAPGEEAAAAAKAESGEKHEAQKHPFGTFQITDEGAYLMPYETLVNPDVVESKALHWPWKLVKENLDKLANLGQEYRGRRLYLMYNPSTGRTNGITNNFFATITIRPPKISDRPHRHVSAAINYFFSGSGHSIVENKRYEWSAGDLMLTAPGWARHCHNSHDEAVYELTIQDSPLNIAMESLLWQEDLGKPASVLGAMHGFDTNREALAK
- a CDS encoding 4-hydroxy-tetrahydrodipicolinate synthase; the protein is MMKLDEKFLRGSYPPLVTPFKDGEVDYNCYARLVEHQIENGTHGILVTGTTGEPSTLTIDERAKLVEVAVQTSNGRVPVVAATGTESYVGTAELTNKAEKAGADALLIVTPYYIKPPQRGLVEYYAALGKESKLPMMIYHIPGRTAVSVPVSTVAEIAARVPTLVGIKHAVVDLDYVTEVLDHMGMDFRIFVGLESLSFPMLCVGACGLMNAVGNLAPKRVSQMCEEVFAGNLAAARKLHFDLFGLNKAVFLDTNPIPMKYMMMKMGLLERAEHRLPMVTVTDTQAKELDALLKEAGLVG
- a CDS encoding DUF924 domain-containing protein: MPDPRAQAVREFWFEGMDAGGVVPQETRANWFKSDPAFDDEICERFGALLKEAESGGLTSWESNARDALSLILVLDQFTRNIYRDDARAFAQDPRAQALTLACMEAEGDAGLHLAERHFLYLPLMHAEDQVLQHRSVACYQKLAHEAPPGEQEIYDFVLEFAVKHKALIDRFGRFPHRNEVLGRKSTPEEVAFLENEGRGF